In the genome of Mucilaginibacter sp. 14171R-50, the window TGGCAATTTCCATATCGCGCTTGGCGGTACCAACTGCTTTTTGAGCGTTAAGCTGCTCCAGCTGCAGTTGCAGTATCTCGTTCTTTGATACCTTGCCCAGGTCAAACTTCAGTTTGGCTATCTTCAATATCTTTTGGGTGTTGGTGTAGTTGGTTTCGGCTATCTGCAGGTTAACCTGGGCCAGCAGCAGGTCAAAAAAGTACCCGCTAACGGTGTAGGCTATCTGCTCCTGCGATTCGATATATGCCTGCTTACTTTCGTTATACTTAAGGGGCTCTATCTTCTTATCCCATTTTAATGAGTTAAACTGAAACAGCGGCTGGCTATACCCTATGGCATAAGGTACACCGTTGTACAACACGTTATCCCTGTCGAAATCGTAAAAGCGCTGCATTTGGGTGGTGCCGTAAACGGTACCGCCGGTAGCCGTGATGGTTTGGCTAAAATCAAGCTGTAAGGATGAGTTATCGTTATGTATGGGCTGGAACAGAATGCTTCCGTTTGGCTGCAGTACCTGGGTATAAGTTTTACTGTAGCCCGGTAAAGTGCCCGAAAGCGATAGCTGTGGCTGATAGTTCGACCTAAAGGTACGCCACTGCCAGTACTTGGTTTCGCGCACGGTAATGGCCTGCTTGGCCGCTATCGAATTCTTTTTAGCCAGTTCTACCACCTGCTGCAGGCTTAGCCGCAGGGTATCAGCACCGCTGCTGCAAAAAGCCGTAGTACTGAAAAATGTAAATATGATGAGGTATAAGTATTTCATTCTATTAGTTGTTGATAGTGAGCTCGCTTGAGTTTTTAAAACTGCTCATGTCTGATGTTATCACCACATCGCCGGGTTTTACGCCGTCCTTTATCTCTACGAAATCAAAATTGCTAAGGCCGATATGTACCCTTCGTTTGATAGCCTTGTTGCCGTTTATCACAAATATGTCCTGCACCTCGGGGCCTTTAAATGCCGGTCCATTTGCCACACGCATGGTGTTTGTATGCATATCCGTAACCAGGAACACATCCACTTTCATATTTGGGCGCAGCTGTTTGCTGTTGCGCTCGTCAAGCTGTACATCAAAGCTTACAATACCATTTTGCACCGATGGATATACATTAGCTACATGCCCTTTTAACTGTGTTTCGTTTATGCGGATAACTACAGGCATACCGTTACGCAGCTGATCCATGTAGTTGTCGGATATGTTGCCGTTCACCTTAAAGCTGCTCAGATCTGCAATGCGTGCCAGCGATTCGCCCGGGGCTATAGTAGCGCCTATATTTTTATTTACCCAGGTAACAACCCCGGTGCGGGTAGCAATAATATTGGCCAGGTTAAGCTTGCGTTGCAGCTCGTGCAGTTCGCTCTCTTGAATGGCAAGGGCTATTTCCGCTTCCTTTATTTCGATCTGCATGGTTTGCTGCTTGCTTTTTATTTCGTTCTCCAGCTGTTTCTTTTCCAATTGGGCCACTTTCAGGTTCAGCTCGGCCTGCTCAATACCTTCGCGGGTGCCGCCGCCTGCTTTAAAAAGGCGCTTGGCATTTTCAACCGCATCGGCCAGGTTGCTGATGCGCAGTTGCTTGATATCATTATTAGAGCGGATATCATAGAAGCTTTTATTCAGGTCAAGCTTAAGTTTGCTTATCTCGTTACGTTTGCTTTGCAGTTGAAAGTTCAGTTTCTCAAACTCGGTTTGCGAGGCCGATTTATCAAGCGTGAGGATAGATTGCCCGGCCTTTACCTTGTTGCCGGCATCCATTAGTACTTTTTTTATGGATGCGTTTATAGGGCTGGTTAATATCTCCTCAAACTCGGGCAGTACTTCGCCGGTGGCATTAAGGGTGTTTTCAACGCTGCCTTTTTCCACCACGGCTGTGTTTATTTCAGACTTGCTTATTGTCGATCTTAGTGTAGTGCGCAAAAGCCAAATACCTGCAACAAGCGCTAATACTGTAATGCTTATGATAACAATAGCCTTCTTTTTCTTGCGTGCGGTTACTTCCTGTTCAATTACCGTGTCCATTTTTATTATGATAATGTTTACAGGGAGTTTGCAAGAGGCGTACCAATATTAAATTATTGATAAACAGGTACTTATAAAATTTATATGTTGATTTTTTGTTCGATATCGGACAAACCTTTTCAGTAACGGGCAAGGAGAATACCCGGGTTAAATGGTAAAATTTCGAGCCAAATAATTGCCTGTAACAAATCAGCAACAACAGGGTCTAATATCAACGCATCGTTGTACTAATAAATCCCAATTACATGAACTGGAAATTTTTCTCGCGCAGGAAGCAAGCAGCCAACAAACCTAAGAAAAGCAAAACCCGCGAGTGGGTTGATGCCATACTTTTCGCGCTGATCGCGTCTACCATTATCAGGGGGTTGCTGTTTTCGGCTTACGCGATACCTTCAGCATCTATGGAGGGTAGCCTGCTTACCGGCGATTACCTGTTTGTAAGTAAAATGGCATACGGTGCACGCATGCCCATGACACCTGTTTCAATCCCTTTCCTGGAAGCGACCATATTGGGCGGAAAAGTTAAAACCTATTTTGAAGGGGTCCAATTGCCTTACTTCCGTTTACCAGGTTTAGGCGAAGTAAAAAAAGGCGATGCGGTTGTATTTAACTATCCTAACGAAACTGTTGAGCGCCCGGTTGATATGCGCGCCCACTTCATCAAGCGCTGCGTAGGAACCCCGGGGGACGTTATCACCATTGTTGATGCCCAGGTTTATGCCAACGGTAAAATAGTTCCGAATGCACCTAAAAGTCAAAAATCGTATATCGTAACCACTACCGGCACCGACCTCAATCCGCAAATGATACAAAACCTGAAGATAGATGTACGTTACCAATACAGCCCCACAACTTATGAAATGATCATCCCGCCGGACAGCTTCAATGAGTTTAAAGGCTTTTCAAACATCATATCGGTAAAAGAGGTTATTGAACCTAAAGGAGAATACAGTCCGCAGATATTTCCGCATAACGAAAAATTTAAATGGAACGAAGATAACTTTGGCCCGCTGCTTATACCAAAAAGGGGCACTACCATCCCGCTTAACGATTCGACCATGGCACTTTATGGCCGCTCGATAGAAAAATACGAGCACAATAAAGTAACACGAGATGGTACCGCCGTAATGATAAACGGTAAGAAAGCAGATAGCTACACTTTTAAAATGAACTACTACTGGATGATGGGCGATAACCGCCATAACTCCGAAGACTCACGCTTTTGGGGTTTTGTACCCGAAGATCATATTGTTGGTAAAGCCATGATCACCTGGATGAGCCTTGATAGTACCCAAACCGCGTTTAACAAGGTACGCTGGAACAGGGTGTTAAGAGTGATACATTGAGGCTTAGTTTTTATGTAGTTTATAATCCGGACGATTTGTATATTTGAGTATGGAAAGCATCCTTATACATCCGGAAAATTCGGATCAGATGAAGGCGGTCAAAGCTGTCTTAAAGGCCTTAAAGGTGCCGTTCGAACATCAGCCTACCCCGCTTCCCGCGCATATTAGCAGTAGTATAGCCAAAAGCATGAAACAATATGATGAAGGGCAAACAATATCGATAGAGAACTTTGCCGCTAAGCATTTTTCAAAAAAATGAACCTTGAAATAAGGTTTACGCCCGAAGCTGAAGACACATATGAAGCGCTCGTATCTCAATTAAAAGGTAGATGGGCGATAGATTTGTGGCCAAATTAGAATCCAGGATCATAGAAAGCCTCAACATAATTTCATCTTCACCATACCTATATCAAGTAATAGACGAAACAAATGATATCAGAAGGTGCAATCTCCATAAAAACTGCTCAATGCTATATAGGGTTAATGACCATGATATATTGATAGTTTGTTTTTGGGATAATCGGCAAGAGCCATTATTTACGCCGTGATTAGTTTTCCATCATACTGCACATAACCGAACACTTACTGTAATAAAATCGCGCGGGGTTTATTTAAGCGACATTATTTAAATATCTGACAAACAATTGTTTATAACCATGGCATTTTGTTTGAGGTAAATTCATACAACAACAAGTTTATGAATAAACACAACCCATATATCATCAGGCGTACCATTTCACAGGAACGGTTTGAAGTGCTTTGGAAAAAACGGAGGGATGGTGAAGCAACCCTGAGAGACCTTACCGAAATGGATGAGATTATTAACCGTGACCCATCAGTGCGCCAATTCGTTTTAGAGGAGATGGAAAACGATACGTTCATGACAGATAATAACGACCCCTCCGAAATCTCGCAACCAAAATCAGTTAAGCCGGCTAATGGTTTTATTAACAGGATAAAAGCTTTTTTTAATCGTGCGTTTAACAGCTTTTCTACTGCCCGCCTTGTATCAACTGCTACTTACTGATCAAATACAAGTGCGTGTTATACGGGATTGCTAAATTTTGCCCGCTAATGCAGCTGCTCTTTTTTCAGATCGGTAAATTTGGTTTTTTTGCCAACAAAAAAATCCCATACCAAACTGCGCGAATAAGTACCTGTAAGCGGCACTCTGCCGCTTTTCACATTCGGCCTTTTACCTTTCACTTTGCTAAATAGCTTTCTTACAAAGTTTTGGTGCGCACGGCTTATGGCCCATGCATCTTTACGTTTCCCTTCCATCAGGAAGCGGATAAGCGCAAGCAGATCCATCCAAAAGCGCAGGCCAATAATCCAAAGCGCCCTCCAGAACGGAAGGTTATTTTTTAACAGCAGCAGGTTGTTACGAAAGTTGAGGTAAGTTTTAAACGGGTTTTCGGTGTTAAGCGTGCCGCCGCCCACATGGTATACCTGCGATTGCGGGCAGTACATTACTTTATAGCCCATATTTTTTAAGCGCCAGCAAAGGTCTATCTCTTCCATATGCGCAAAAAAGGTTTCATCAAAACCACCAGCCTGGTCCCAACAACGTTTTTTGATGAACATTGCCGCACCCGATGCCCAAAAGATCTCGCCGGGCTGCTCGTACTGGCCTTTATCTTCCTCTATTTCGTAAAATATCCGGCCCCGGCAAAACGGGTATCCAAATTTATCAATAAAGCCACCGGCAGCGCCCGCGTGCTCAAAAAAGTTCTTTTGATGGAACGACCTTATTTTAGGCGCGGCAGCGGCTATCTTTTCATCGCTCTCCATTAGCTCAATAACGGGCTGTATCCAGTTAGGTTCAACCTCAACGTCCGAGTTTAGCAAAATATAGTAGTCGGCATCAACCTGCGCCAGCACACGGTTGTAACCACCTGTAAAGCCGTAGTTTTGTTTGTTTTCGATAATGCGTACCGCGGGATACCTTCCACGCAGAAACTCGAGTGAATCGTCTGTCGAACCGTTGTCACCAACCACAATATCCAGATTGGGGTAAGCAGTAGCTAATACCGAGGGCAAAAAATCGCGAAGGTATTTTACGCCATTCCAGTTTAGTATCACTATGGCCACTTTGGGCATATTCATCATTTGTTCAAATCCTCCGGCATATATTTCCACCTCCTGTGGCTCCACAGCCAATATTGCGGTTTTTCCTGTATCAGTTTTTCAAGGTACCGTACATGGGCCTCGGTTATTTCGTGCTCTGCAGCTTGTTTGGGCTCGTCTATCAATGGCACCAGGGTATAGGTATAATATCCCCGGCTTACCCTATCGATCCTGTAAAATATAACGGCGGCATCAATCAGTTTGGCCAGCTTTTCTATTCCCAAAAATACAGCGGTCGGTTGGTTTAAAAACCGCGTAAAATAATTTATTTCGTGCATGTTGGGCGTTTGGTCGCTTACCAGTACGCTAAAGGTGAGCTGGTTTTTCAAAGCTACCATGGTGCGCAGGGTTTGTCGCATGGCAACCAGCATGGCACCAAAACGTGCCCTCACCCTGTTAAACATGGCGTCGAACACCTCGTTTTTTAAAGGTTTGTAAACAATAATGCGTTTTTCGGTAGTTAACAAGCCAAAGGCAAGCGCCGCCATCTCCCAGTTGCAGTAGTGCCCCGCCGCGGCTATAATGCTTTTATGTCGCTTAAAATAATGCTCAACAAGCTCGGGATTGGTGGGTTTCATCCGCTTACGTAACGACCGCTCTGAAACGGTTATCATTTTAATGGTCTCTACTATCAGGTCGGCCATATAACGATAATATCTGCGCTCTATTTTAAGCCGCTCCGCTTCGCTCCTTTCCGGGAAAGAATTTGCCAGGTTTACCTTTACCACCTGCCTGCGATAACCTATTATGTAATACAATACCAGGAAGATAACATCGGCAACAACGTATAAAAACCAAAACGGCAGTAACGATACCAGGTACAAAAAAAATATACCCGCATTTAAAGCCGCTTTTCTTAACATTTTTACCAATTTTGCCACAAACATAAAAAATATATATGATTGAGAACGGTGCTGTTTTACCTATGTTTTACCTGCCCCCGGTTGATTATTTTACAAAGCTGACCGCTTTTACACCGGATGTTGTGTTTGAACGGGAAGAGCATTTTCCAAAACAAACTTACCGTAACCGGGCAATTATATACTCGCCGGATGGGCGGCAGGCGCTTACCGTGCCCGTTGTTAAAGGTTCGAAGAATCACACAAAAATAAAGGACGTAAAGATAAGCTACGATTTTAGGTGGCAGCGCGCGCATTGGATGAGCCTGCAGGCCTGTTACCGCAGGTCGGCTTATTTTGAATATTACGAAGATGATTTTGCACCGTTCTACGAAAAACAAACTACTTTTTTGATAGATTATAACCGCGAATTGCTTGAGTTATTGCTGCGGTTATTAAAAATAAAACTGGAAATAAAGTTCACGGAGAGTTATGAACCCGCCTATCCTAACCTTACGGACCTGCGTGCCATTTTAAACGGTAAAAATGAGTTGGATATTGAACAAAAGGCTTACTTTCAGGTTTTTGAAGAGCGACATGGGTTTCTGAAAAACCTGAGCATCATCGACCTTTTATTTAACCAGGGCCCGCAGGCTTTAAACTATTTGTAATGGCAAGCTACACCAGGCGCGTACGCTATAAAAACCGTAAACGAAATGTAAATGTTGGCGCACGCCCGGGCAGCATCATTATACCTGACGATGCCCTGCCGCCGCAGATAGCCATGTACTCTTTTAATGAGGACGACCTGCAGATAAGTAAGGGCAGCGATATAAAAACCATTACGCAACAAATAGCAAAATGCAGCGGCCACACCCACTGGATAAAAATTAACGGCCTGGGCGATGCCAGGCTGATGGAAGACATTGGCACATTGCTGGGCATAAATCAGCTGGTTTTAGAAGATATTGTGAACACCCACCAGCGCCCTAAGTTTGATGAGTACGATGGGTACGTGTTTGGCACCAGCCGCATTATTTATTTTAATAAGGATAATGAGCTGGTAAACTGCCAGTTTAGCGGCATTGTTAAAGATAATATAGTAATAAGCTTTGAAGAAAGCCACCTGGATTACTTTGAAGTGGTAACCACGCGTTTAAAGGCCGGCAAAGGCACTATCCGCACGGGCGGGCCCGGGTATATTTTTTACGCCTTAACAGATACCATCCTGGATAATTATTTTGTTATCCTATCGCAAATTGGCGATATGATAGATCAAACCGAAGATAAATTATACCAAAGTGCCGATAAAAGCATCATGTTTGATGCGCAGCAGCTGAAGCGTACGCTTATTATTATACGCCGCGCCTGCTGGCCCGAACGTGACAAGATAAACGACATGATACGCAGCGAAAGCCCCGAGATCACCAAAGAAACCAAACTATACCTGCGCGATGCCTATGACCATTGCATACAGGCCATGGACATGGTTGAGAGTTATAAGGAAGTTACCAGCAGTATTATTGACCTGTACCTTAGTATGGTGAGCAACCGCATGAACGAGATCATGAAGGTGTTAACCATTATATCAGTAATATTTATACCGCTAACCTTTATTGCAGGTGTTTATGGTATGAACTTTAGTCGCGAAGATACCCATGGACATGTGATAAAAGATAATATGCCCGAGTTGTACATACAGCACGGCTATGTTTACGCCCTTATAGGGATGTTTTTGATAGGCGCCATACAGGTGTTCATATTTTGGCGTAAGGGCTGGTTCAATAAACTCTAATATCGGACGTTCGATTTGGGATTTTATTGCATAGGTTACGATCTGACAACCCTGCTCAAAAAACGTTTTTTTAGCCTTTCCCTTACTGGTTCGTCATATAATTTAAGTGCCGCGTAAGCCAGCAGTATAAAAAAGATAAATAAACCGCAAGCTACGGCTATAATGGTTGATGGCGCAGGTTTCTGTTTAATGATCCAGAAGGTATAAACATAAATGAACGGGTAATGGGTAATGTATATCGGGTATGATATGTCACCGGAAAACTTACAAAGTTTAGCCCAGCGCCCGCTGATCTGCCCTCCCGCGCCTGCTGCTATCAATAGCGGGAATACCAGGATGATGATACCGGCCTCGTAAAAGCCGTTCCAGTTGTACCAGGGGAAAAAGAACAGCGCTACCAATAAAAGCGAGCATACGGTATACGCCATTGGGATGCGTATAAGCTTACCCGTACGGAACAGTAGCAGCCCCGCAAAGAACGGGAACATCATGCGCACCGGCGCTACCCAGATATTTGGATAGCCTTCTGCCCCAGGCCCGTAAAACCAGTTGGCTATAAAAGCTGATTTTATTTTGGCAAAACCCCAGCCGGTACCCAGGTCGCCGTGGTCAACAGCTACTATGGTTAATACAATGCCACTTAAGATAACAACTACCCACAATACCTTTTTAGTCATGCTGCGGCCGAATAAGGCGTATATGATATTCGCAATATATTCCTGCAGCAAACTCCAGCAAGGCCCGTCCAACGGGTGGGTTTCGCTCCAGCCGCGTACATCAATTGGCGTGGGTAACATGGTAAAGCCTATCAACATGGCAATTACCAGTTTCCAAACATCAAACTGCAGGTTATCCTTAAACGGGTCGAACCAAAAAGCAACGGCGCCTATAATAGTGCCCAAAATAACGAGGGGGTGCAGGCGAACCAGGCGGATCTTCAGGAACTGTTTAATGGTCATCCCCTTTGCCCAGCGATCGTCGTAGGCATAACCCACCACAAAACCCGAAAGCATGTAAAAGAAATCTACCGCCAGGTACCCGTGGTGCATGGGGTGTTTAGATAGATCCGGAAAGTAGGCTTCGAACAAATGGAATATTACTACTAACAAGGCGGCGGTGCCGCGTAATCCGTCTAAAATTGGGTAGTGCGGTTTCATTTAAGGCTTATCGGTTTTGAGATATAGGGCCTTTAAAGGTAACGGATGGCATTGGAATGTGCAAATAACCGGCAAATGTTAAATAACGTAATTTTATTGCAGATATGGTAAACTTGCGGCGCTTTATGCAGGGAAAATTAACAAAATCAAATAATTTACCGCTTTAATTGTCAATCTGGGTTTTGACACCTGTTATGCTAATATTTCCGGATTGTAATGTTTTAGGTATGCACGGAAATTATAACAGTTTTTTCTTGCATAAATAAAATTTAATGCAATAATTTGCACAAAATTAAAAAGTACATATACTTTATTGAAAATGATTAAACAAAACATAAACAGAACGGAAATCAGCGCTTTTTTTGCGCCGGTTGCCGCTGCTTTAGTTTCTTTTGTTTTGTTGTTCCCTCCCAGCCGACGAAGGGTGTTCATCCCACGGGTTTGAATTAGGTTTTGATCTCCACCCGAATGAAGGGGTTTCTTTTAAACTTCTTTAAACAATGTCCCTCTAATAATTATGGCTATACAACGCCAATAATTTAACGGTAATTTTTCTACTATAATGACCATACAAGATTTTGACATAACCGTAGCAACTGCACAACACGCAGACTTTGCCCCTATAATATGCGACGAAATGGCGGAGTCGGCAAAGGCGCGTGGTACGGGTATTGCGCAGCGGTCGCCCGAGTATGTAGCCAACAAAATGCTGGAAGGAAAAGCAGTTATAGCGCTGCATAAAGATGGCACCTGGGCGGGCTTTTGCTACATTGAGACCTGGAGCCACGGCGATTTTGTTGCAAACTCAGGCCTTATTGTAAACCCTAACTATCGTAAAGCAGGTTTGGCCAAAGCTATTAAGCACAAAATATTTGAATTATCGCGCAGTAAATATCCAAAAGCAAAACTTTTTGGCTTAACTACCGGCTTGGCCGTGATGAAAATAAATTCTGAGATAGGTTACGAACCAGTCACCTATTCAGAACTTACACAGGACGAGGAGTTTTGGAAAGGCTGCCGCAGTTGCGTTAATTACGATATTTTGATGAGCAAAGACCGCAAGAACTGCATGTGCACCGCCATGCTTTTCGACCCGGAAGCTATTCAAAAACAATACGAGGAGAAAATGAAGAAGATAACGCACAAGGCTACATTGCTTGAGCGTATTGAAGCAGCGTTTAAAAAGCGGTTGGAGAAATTTGAGCTGAAAGCGGAAAGACTAAAGCAGAAAGCTTTTACGTGGTAGTATGAGAGATTACAAAAAACTAGAAGTCTGGAAAAAATCACATGAGCTTACCCTGTTTGTGTATAGAAATATACTTCCGTGTTTCCCTAAAAGCGAACAATTCGATCTGTTTAGTCAAACTAAGCGCGCTGCATATTCAATTCCCATGAACATTGTAGAGGGAAGTGGCCGATTTACCGAAAAAGATTTTGCTCATTTTTTGGATATGGCTTTAGGTTCGGGACATGAATTAGAATATGCTTGCATACTTAGCAAGGATTTAGGCTATATTAACGAAACGATATACGAGAATATAAATCAACAAATTAACGAAGTAAAAGCCATGTTAATTGGCTTAATTAAAGCATTAAGGAAATAAAGGCTTTGGTCTTTTAGCTTTTTGCTTTCAGCTTAAAAAAATGAAGAAAAAAGTAGTACTGGCATACAGCGGTGGATTAGACACCTCGTTTTGCTGCATTTATTTAACACGCGACCTGGGTTACGAGGTTCACTCGGTAATTGTAAATACAGGCGGTTTTAGTGATGAAGAGCTTAAGGGTGTTGAAGAACGCGCTTACCAGATGGGTGTAACATCGCACCACGTGGTAGACGAGACTAAAAACTTTTACGATACCTGCGTACGCTTTTTAATATATGGCAATGTATTAAAAAACAACACCTACCCCCTTTCGGTAAGCGCCGAACGGGTTAGTCAGGCCACTGCCATTGCCAACTACGCCAAAGAGATTGGTGCCGAATTTGTTGCCCATGGCAGCACAGGCGCCGGTAACGACCAGGTACGTTTTGATATGATATTTAACATCCTGGTGCCCGATGTACAGATCATTACCCCTATCCGCGATTTAAAACTTAGTCGCGAAGAAGAAATTGAGTACCTTAAAAAGCACGGTGTTGAAATGAACTTTGAGAAAGCAAAGTACTCTATCAACAAAGGTATCTGGGGCACTTCTGTTGGTGGCAAAGAAACACTTACCTCAAACCTGGGCCTGCCTGAAGAAGCATGGCCGACGCAAGTCACAGAATCGCGAGCCAAAAGTCTTGAACTGGTTTTTGAGCAGGGCGAACTGGTTGGTATAGATAACGAAAAATACGACCACCCAACCAAAGCTATACAGGAATTACAGGCTATTGCGCAGCCCTACGGCATTGGCCGGGATATCCACGTAGGCGATACCATCATCGGTATTAAAGGCCGTGTTGGTTTTGAGGCGGCTGCTCCAATGGTAATTATTAAAGCACACCATACGCTAGAGAAACACGTGTTAACCAAATGGCAGCTTTCCTGGAAAGATCAGCTATCCGCTTTTTACGGCAACTGGCTGCACGAGGGGCAGTTTCATGACCCTATTATGCGTAATATTGAAGCCTTTTTAACGGATACGCAGAAAAACGTAAGCGGTAAGGTGTTTGTCGAACTACATCCATACCGTTTCCAGGTAGTTGGTATCGAATCAGCGCACGACCTGATGAGCAACAAGTTTGGCAGCTACGGCGAAATGAATAACTCGTGGAGCGGCGAAGATGTAAAAGGTTTCTCAAAAATATTTGGCAACCAGGTAATGATCTATCATAAAGTAAATACCCCCCAGCCCCCTAAAGGGGGTGCTGAATAAGCATACGAAATGGAAAATAATGATACCCTTCCCGGAGCTTCAACTCCCCCTTCAGGGGGCGGGGGGGCTACCATTTTTTCGCGAAGCGAATGCTTAAGCACCTACAAGTGGGGCGATGATTGCTACGGCTGGAATTATGTTGACACCGATGCATTATCTATCAAGCAGGAACTGATGCCGCCCGATACTGCGGAGGCTTTACACTATCACGAAAAGGCTTCACAATTTTTCTTTATATTAAAAGGCCGGGCCACTTTTACAATTGATGGCGTTACCAGTGTTTTAAAGCCTGAGCAAGGCATTGAAATTAAGCCCGGGCAGCAGCATTTTATCAGCAATAAAGAAAGCAGCGACCTGGAATTTATTTTATATTCATCACCATCTACAAAAAATGATCGGGTAAATCTATAGCCCCCTACCCCCCTAAAGGGGGAACTAAAGTTTACAAAATGGCAGAACAAAATTTAAATAAAGATATTACTTCCACTCTCCCTTCAGGGGGTCGGGGGGTTAAAGCGGGCATAGTTGGCGGCGCGGGCTATACCGGCGGCGAAATGCTGCGGATACTGATCAATCACCCTGATGTAGAGATCGTATTCGTGCATAGCAAAAGC includes:
- the corA gene encoding magnesium/cobalt transporter CorA, with translation MASYTRRVRYKNRKRNVNVGARPGSIIIPDDALPPQIAMYSFNEDDLQISKGSDIKTITQQIAKCSGHTHWIKINGLGDARLMEDIGTLLGINQLVLEDIVNTHQRPKFDEYDGYVFGTSRIIYFNKDNELVNCQFSGIVKDNIVISFEESHLDYFEVVTTRLKAGKGTIRTGGPGYIFYALTDTILDNYFVILSQIGDMIDQTEDKLYQSADKSIMFDAQQLKRTLIIIRRACWPERDKINDMIRSESPEITKETKLYLRDAYDHCIQAMDMVESYKEVTSSIIDLYLSMVSNRMNEIMKVLTIISVIFIPLTFIAGVYGMNFSREDTHGHVIKDNMPELYIQHGYVYALIGMFLIGAIQVFIFWRKGWFNKL
- a CDS encoding glycosyltransferase family 2 protein, producing the protein MNMPKVAIVILNWNGVKYLRDFLPSVLATAYPNLDIVVGDNGSTDDSLEFLRGRYPAVRIIENKQNYGFTGGYNRVLAQVDADYYILLNSDVEVEPNWIQPVIELMESDEKIAAAAPKIRSFHQKNFFEHAGAAGGFIDKFGYPFCRGRIFYEIEEDKGQYEQPGEIFWASGAAMFIKKRCWDQAGGFDETFFAHMEEIDLCWRLKNMGYKVMYCPQSQVYHVGGGTLNTENPFKTYLNFRNNLLLLKNNLPFWRALWIIGLRFWMDLLALIRFLMEGKRKDAWAISRAHQNFVRKLFSKVKGKRPNVKSGRVPLTGTYSRSLVWDFFVGKKTKFTDLKKEQLH
- a CDS encoding lysophospholipid acyltransferase family protein — encoded protein: MLRKAALNAGIFFLYLVSLLPFWFLYVVADVIFLVLYYIIGYRRQVVKVNLANSFPERSEAERLKIERRYYRYMADLIVETIKMITVSERSLRKRMKPTNPELVEHYFKRHKSIIAAAGHYCNWEMAALAFGLLTTEKRIIVYKPLKNEVFDAMFNRVRARFGAMLVAMRQTLRTMVALKNQLTFSVLVSDQTPNMHEINYFTRFLNQPTAVFLGIEKLAKLIDAAVIFYRIDRVSRGYYTYTLVPLIDEPKQAAEHEITEAHVRYLEKLIQEKPQYWLWSHRRWKYMPEDLNK
- a CDS encoding TolC family protein — its product is MKYLYLIIFTFFSTTAFCSSGADTLRLSLQQVVELAKKNSIAAKQAITVRETKYWQWRTFRSNYQPQLSLSGTLPGYSKTYTQVLQPNGSILFQPIHNDNSSLQLDFSQTITATGGTVYGTTQMQRFYDFDRDNVLYNGVPYAIGYSQPLFQFNSLKWDKKIEPLKYNESKQAYIESQEQIAYTVSGYFFDLLLAQVNLQIAETNYTNTQKILKIAKLKFDLGKVSKNEILQLQLEQLNAQKAVGTAKRDMEIATLNLRSYTGVEGDDKIALEIPGSSINMNVSADKVLTEAFANRSDAIAFVRRLAEAKRDVAKAKGQSGLVATLTANLGFSNSAQNVFDVYKSPQNQQLLELKFSIPVMDWGRSKSRVKTAQANEQFTEYAVEQDKQTFKQQIVTQVTLFNMMKDQLVFTAQADSIASEKYQIARERYVLGDLSITDLSIAFEENDRAKRDYVAALRDFWGAYYQLRYLSLYDFEKNQKITYK
- the lepB gene encoding signal peptidase I translates to MNWKFFSRRKQAANKPKKSKTREWVDAILFALIASTIIRGLLFSAYAIPSASMEGSLLTGDYLFVSKMAYGARMPMTPVSIPFLEATILGGKVKTYFEGVQLPYFRLPGLGEVKKGDAVVFNYPNETVERPVDMRAHFIKRCVGTPGDVITIVDAQVYANGKIVPNAPKSQKSYIVTTTGTDLNPQMIQNLKIDVRYQYSPTTYEMIIPPDSFNEFKGFSNIISVKEVIEPKGEYSPQIFPHNEKFKWNEDNFGPLLIPKRGTTIPLNDSTMALYGRSIEKYEHNKVTRDGTAVMINGKKADSYTFKMNYYWMMGDNRHNSEDSRFWGFVPEDHIVGKAMITWMSLDSTQTAFNKVRWNRVLRVIH
- a CDS encoding DUF2683 family protein — translated: MESILIHPENSDQMKAVKAVLKALKVPFEHQPTPLPAHISSSIAKSMKQYDEGQTISIENFAAKHFSKK
- a CDS encoding efflux RND transporter periplasmic adaptor subunit; this translates as MDTVIEQEVTARKKKKAIVIISITVLALVAGIWLLRTTLRSTISKSEINTAVVEKGSVENTLNATGEVLPEFEEILTSPINASIKKVLMDAGNKVKAGQSILTLDKSASQTEFEKLNFQLQSKRNEISKLKLDLNKSFYDIRSNNDIKQLRISNLADAVENAKRLFKAGGGTREGIEQAELNLKVAQLEKKQLENEIKSKQQTMQIEIKEAEIALAIQESELHELQRKLNLANIIATRTGVVTWVNKNIGATIAPGESLARIADLSSFKVNGNISDNYMDQLRNGMPVVIRINETQLKGHVANVYPSVQNGIVSFDVQLDERNSKQLRPNMKVDVFLVTDMHTNTMRVANGPAFKGPEVQDIFVINGNKAIKRRVHIGLSNFDFVEIKDGVKPGDVVITSDMSSFKNSSELTINN
- a CDS encoding WbqC family protein → MIENGAVLPMFYLPPVDYFTKLTAFTPDVVFEREEHFPKQTYRNRAIIYSPDGRQALTVPVVKGSKNHTKIKDVKISYDFRWQRAHWMSLQACYRRSAYFEYYEDDFAPFYEKQTTFLIDYNRELLELLLRLLKIKLEIKFTESYEPAYPNLTDLRAILNGKNELDIEQKAYFQVFEERHGFLKNLSIIDLLFNQGPQALNYL